A stretch of the Thalassotalea euphylliae genome encodes the following:
- the yfaE gene encoding class I ribonucleotide reductase maintenance protein YfaE — translation MSESDTNESPHKVIANGQEVIFTDKQPDLLVCLEEANIEVHYHCRDGFCGACRVRLDKGQIRYPQGEPLAFVSEGEILPCCCVPTSDIELTID, via the coding sequence ATGAGTGAAAGCGATACTAACGAAAGTCCACACAAGGTAATCGCCAATGGCCAAGAGGTTATATTCACAGATAAACAGCCAGATTTGCTGGTGTGTTTAGAAGAAGCTAACATCGAAGTGCATTACCATTGTCGGGATGGATTTTGCGGCGCTTGCCGTGTCAGACTTGATAAAGGGCAAATTCGATACCCTCAAGGCGAACCGCTGGCTTTTGTAAGTGAAGGGGAAATTCTTCCTTGCTGTTGTGTGCCAACTAGCGATATCGAGCTGACCATAGATTGA
- the nrdB gene encoding class Ia ribonucleoside-diphosphate reductase subunit beta has protein sequence MTYTTFNQTPTNALLEPMFLGNSVNVARYDQQKYMAFEKLIEKQLSFFWRPEEVDVSKDRADWQGLTPSEKHIFISNLKYQTLLDSMAARSVNAVLLPLVSLPELETWIETWAFSETIHSRSYTHILRNLFTEPGEVFDDIVVNPAILNRASSIAKYFDDVILTTQLLQSQGEGTYEVEGEMVEVSTRKLKERLFLAICSVNALEAIRFYVSFACSFAFAERELLEGNAKIIKLIARDEALHLTGTQHILNNWMSGKDCPEMKEIADELKEEGRQIFLDVVEQEKEWAEYLFKDGSMIGLNAQILNQYIEYISHQRMNAIGLESPFNVKSNPLPWMNAYLVSDNVQVAPQESEISSYLVGQVDAAVADDAFEEFDL, from the coding sequence ATGACTTACACAACTTTTAATCAAACCCCAACAAACGCCCTGCTTGAACCGATGTTTTTGGGTAATAGTGTTAATGTTGCTCGTTACGACCAACAAAAATACATGGCTTTTGAAAAGCTAATCGAAAAACAACTTTCCTTCTTCTGGCGTCCAGAAGAGGTTGATGTATCAAAAGACCGCGCTGATTGGCAAGGCTTAACGCCATCTGAAAAGCATATTTTCATTTCGAATTTAAAGTATCAAACCTTGCTTGATAGTATGGCAGCACGTTCAGTAAATGCTGTATTACTACCGCTAGTTTCATTGCCAGAACTAGAAACTTGGATTGAAACTTGGGCATTTAGTGAGACCATCCACTCTCGCTCATACACCCATATTTTGCGTAACCTATTTACTGAGCCTGGTGAAGTATTTGACGATATTGTGGTCAACCCAGCGATTTTAAATCGTGCAAGCAGTATCGCAAAATATTTTGATGACGTGATTTTGACTACGCAATTACTTCAATCACAAGGCGAAGGCACGTACGAAGTTGAAGGCGAAATGGTTGAAGTGAGCACGCGTAAATTGAAAGAGCGCTTGTTCCTTGCTATTTGCTCGGTCAATGCGTTAGAAGCCATTCGTTTTTATGTCAGTTTTGCCTGTTCTTTTGCCTTTGCAGAACGTGAGTTACTCGAAGGTAATGCAAAAATCATCAAGTTGATTGCCCGTGATGAAGCATTACACTTAACCGGAACTCAGCATATTCTTAACAACTGGATGTCTGGTAAAGATTGCCCAGAAATGAAAGAAATCGCTGATGAGCTTAAAGAAGAAGGCCGTCAAATTTTCCTTGATGTCGTTGAGCAAGAAAAAGAATGGGCAGAGTACCTATTCAAAGATGGCTCAATGATCGGCTTAAACGCTCAAATACTAAACCAATACATTGAATACATCAGTCATCAGCGTATGAACGCTATCGGCCTAGAATCGCCGTTTAACGTGAAAAGTAACCCACTACCATGGATGAACGCATACTTGGTGAGTGATAACGTACAGGTTGCACCGCAAGAGTCTGAAATTTCGAGCTATTTAGTTGGTCAAGTAGATGCGGCTGTTGCCGATGACGCTTTCGAAGAGTTTGACCTTTAG